A window of Spartinivicinus poritis genomic DNA:
AATTTAAAGTTATCCCTGCACCTGGCCATTGCGATGACCAAGTTGTTTTTTTTGAGGCCAATGAAGGCTGGCTATTTTCTGGTGATGCCTTTTTAGCAGATAAAATTAAACTATTTAGAGGTGATGAAGATTTCGCCAAAACGATGGAAAGCTTAAAACGGCTGGTAACTTTAGAATTTGAACATTTATTTTGTGCTCACCGTCCTGTCATGAAACATGGCAAGCAAGCACTGCAAAATAAGCTTAATTACTTAACAGAGCTAGAAGGGCAAACCCGCTATCTTCATCAAAAAGGTTATTCAGTAAAAGCCATTAGCCAACAACTGTTGGGCAATGAAGACAGCTTACGCACCTTACTGACACGAGGGGATATGTCGAAGCAAAATGTCATTCGCTCTATTTTATTTGGACCTATCCCCAGAGAAGAAAGGAACCCCTGATAGGCAGTTACTCTTTCTTCACTAGGGTCATTTGTTATTAACTGCTAACCATTTATAGACATTCCCGTAAAAACACCATATAACCAAACCCTAAGAATAAGTATGATTATTTGATCTAAAAATCGAACTAGACGACCGGTCTAATCAGGTGCTAATATCCAATTATGACACGTAGTGAACATCAAGAAACCCGAGAAACTATCCTGAATGCTGGTGAACAGTTAATTCTCAGCAAAGGCTTTTCTGCAGTAGGGCTGGCACAAATTTTAACACAAGCCAATGTTCCCAAAGGCTCGTTTTATCATTACTTTCGCTCAAAAGAACAGTTTGGCGTAGAACTACTCAAACGTTATTTTGACAGTTACAACCAACTGATATTAGCGCTATTTGATCAGCCAGAAAAAACAGGCAAACAACTGTTAATGGAATATTGGCAGCGTTGGTTTGAAAATCAGGCAACCATCTGCTGCGATAAGCAATGTATGGCAGTAAAACTTTCTGCTGAAGTTTCTGATTTATCCGACGACATGCGTTTAATATTAAAGTCGGGTATTGATTCGATCATTCAGAAAATTGCTACTTGCATTGAGCAAGGCATTAATGACGGCTCACTCTCAGCAGAACTAGAGCCACACCATACAGCATTTACTCTGTATCAACAGTGGATGGGAGCCAGTTTAATTACTAAAGTACGACGGGATGAGTCAGCCATTACCAATGCTATGGCTTTAACTGAGCGCATTCTGGCAAAATAAAATTTGATATTTATTACACATTAGCAATACACCAACAATACCAATCATGAGGCCTGGTAGACTTACAGTCCCGCCTCATTTTTTTCTACCTAACAACTAGACGACTGGTCTACTAAGGAAGCGTTATGTCAGCAAATCAATTATTATCTCCATTCCAGGTGGGTGATTTACATTTGCCAAACCGAGTCATCATGGCACCTTTAACTCGCTCCAGGGCAAGTACACCAGGGGATGTGCCCAACCAGTTAATGGCTCAATATTACACTCAGCGTGCTTCAGCAGGGTTAATTATTTCTGAAGCCAGCCAAATTTCTCCACAGGGTCAAGGTTATGCCTGCACCCCAGGTATTTATAGCCAATCTCAAATAGCTGGCTGGCAACAAGTTACTCATGCCATACATCAAGCTGGTGGGCGTATTGCCATCCAGTTATGGCATGTCGGGCGGATCTCTAACCGACTGTTTCAACCCGATAATCAAGCCCCTGTAGCACCATCAGCTATCAAAGCCGATGGAGCCAGAAGCTATAACTTGCAAGCAGGCAAATTAACGCGTATCAGCACTGATACTCCCAAAGCGCTAACAATAAATGAAATTCAGACAATTATTGCTGATTACCAACAAGCGGCTCTTAATTCAATGGAAGCAGGGTTTGACTTAGTTGAGCTGCATGCTGCTAATGGGTATTTACCAGATCAGTTCTTGTCTACCAACAGCAATCAGCGTACCGACGAATATGGCGGCTCTATCGTCAACCGGGCACATTTTGCTTTAGAAATCATTGATACCCTAATCGATGCAATAGGTGCTAATAAAGTAGGTATTCGATTATCACCAAATGGTTCATTTAATGATATTGCTGATACTGAATCTGAGACTATGGCCCTGTACTTAGCAGAACAGCTCAATAAACGACAAATAGCCTATATTCATATTAATGAACCCACTTGGGATAATGGCCGGCCTTATAGTCTTGAGTTTCGCCAACAGTTACGCCAGGCTTTCCAAGGGCCTATTATTGTTTGCGGGGCTTATACCCAAGCCAGTGCCGAACAAATAATTAACAATGGACACGCAGACCTGGTAGCTTTTGGTCGACCTTATATTGCTAATGCTGATTTAGTAAAACGCTTCCAAAATAATGCTGAACTTAATACACCTCAGCCAGAAACATTCTATGGGGGCGATGAAAAAGGTTACACCGATTACCCGTTATTAGAGCCTGAAGCAGAGCCAGCTTAAGGATGTTCATACAAATACGACAAACCAAGGGCTTCCTACTCCCCTTTGCTTGTCGTATTTTTTATTTTGCGGTTTATCAGCTATTCCGGTGGTGTTTTCTCAATACATTCAATATATCTTTTATAAAGCATTACCTCTTCTGTTTGAATCCGGTGCCCCAAAACTCCAATAATATTACCTAAGGCTTTGGCAAATTCCATAATTTGATTATCATATTCACCATTTTCAAACTTATCGAAAAAAGTTAATGCATCTTTCGAAATACTCAGCATATCCTGAGCATAGCCTTCTGCAAGTTCACTAAAGCTATGTTCCATTAAAACAGGGTATAACAGCTCATCCTCTTTTCTTAAGTGAGATAAAATTAATTGCTTTGCCTTATATAGCTTCGCTTTACAACGAGCAGAGCCAATCCCTTCATACATCGCCTCGTCCAATAAACGCTGAATGACTCTATGCTCAACAATAAAACTATCAATAAGTGCTTTACCTTGCTTTTCCATAATCAACATAAGCCTTTATTTTCTATAAGCTATATAAGTTAGTATACACTCTCTATTAAAAACCACTAACCGCTTGTAGCTAACAGGTAGATAACCCTGCTTTCCCTTCCTAAAAAGCGGTAAGTTAAC
This region includes:
- a CDS encoding MBL fold metallo-hydrolase — encoded protein: MFKFMPPVMTVRCYAVDGVMIDTGIYSKHRRVLKFANEQSIRQAIITHHHEDHTGSASALVDAGFTVLASPASATKMASGFKYKLYHQLVWGKAPTVQVDCLDDIIETDHYQFKVIPAPGHCDDQVVFFEANEGWLFSGDAFLADKIKLFRGDEDFAKTMESLKRLVTLEFEHLFCAHRPVMKHGKQALQNKLNYLTELEGQTRYLHQKGYSVKAISQQLLGNEDSLRTLLTRGDMSKQNVIRSILFGPIPREERNP
- a CDS encoding TetR/AcrR family transcriptional regulator, which encodes MTRSEHQETRETILNAGEQLILSKGFSAVGLAQILTQANVPKGSFYHYFRSKEQFGVELLKRYFDSYNQLILALFDQPEKTGKQLLMEYWQRWFENQATICCDKQCMAVKLSAEVSDLSDDMRLILKSGIDSIIQKIATCIEQGINDGSLSAELEPHHTAFTLYQQWMGASLITKVRRDESAITNAMALTERILAK
- a CDS encoding alkene reductase, whose translation is MSANQLLSPFQVGDLHLPNRVIMAPLTRSRASTPGDVPNQLMAQYYTQRASAGLIISEASQISPQGQGYACTPGIYSQSQIAGWQQVTHAIHQAGGRIAIQLWHVGRISNRLFQPDNQAPVAPSAIKADGARSYNLQAGKLTRISTDTPKALTINEIQTIIADYQQAALNSMEAGFDLVELHAANGYLPDQFLSTNSNQRTDEYGGSIVNRAHFALEIIDTLIDAIGANKVGIRLSPNGSFNDIADTESETMALYLAEQLNKRQIAYIHINEPTWDNGRPYSLEFRQQLRQAFQGPIIVCGAYTQASAEQIINNGHADLVAFGRPYIANADLVKRFQNNAELNTPQPETFYGGDEKGYTDYPLLEPEAEPA
- a CDS encoding hemerythrin domain-containing protein, yielding MEKQGKALIDSFIVEHRVIQRLLDEAMYEGIGSARCKAKLYKAKQLILSHLRKEDELLYPVLMEHSFSELAEGYAQDMLSISKDALTFFDKFENGEYDNQIMEFAKALGNIIGVLGHRIQTEEVMLYKRYIECIEKTPPE